In Bacillus cytotoxicus NVH 391-98, the following are encoded in one genomic region:
- a CDS encoding LacI family DNA-binding transcriptional regulator has product MVNIKQIAQTAGVSITTVSRVLNDHPYVSQEKRERVLHAVEQLNYAKNINAIHLIKGKTFTVGVMLPFINLPYFSTIIEGIGNEALIAGYHINLCQTNYDSIEEIRVLEMMKMKQFDGMIICSRTSSWEQIEPYSKFAPIVSCEKLTHPLISSVYVDHYEGFRIGTNYLLNKGHTRIGVCLARRKSISTLQREKAFADVLQTAQRRVQPDWMFYQCYTMQDGAKVLQRMLNMKERPTAIFAANDQVAAGLVTEAKKQGLHIPEDLAVLGFDNHEVSKALEITTIEHPGLTMGARAFSLFHKQMQAEQITGYAEELPFHLIERKTV; this is encoded by the coding sequence ATGGTAAATATAAAACAAATTGCACAAACTGCTGGTGTATCTATAACAACCGTTTCTCGTGTATTAAATGACCACCCTTATGTGAGTCAAGAAAAGCGTGAACGTGTATTACATGCTGTAGAACAATTAAATTATGCAAAGAATATAAACGCCATTCATCTAATAAAAGGAAAAACATTTACAGTTGGTGTCATGCTTCCTTTTATCAACCTCCCCTACTTCAGTACGATTATTGAAGGAATTGGAAATGAAGCTTTAATCGCCGGATATCATATCAATTTATGCCAAACAAATTATGATAGTATCGAAGAAATTCGCGTCCTTGAAATGATGAAAATGAAACAATTTGATGGCATGATTATATGTTCCCGAACAAGTTCTTGGGAGCAAATCGAACCTTATTCCAAATTTGCACCTATCGTCTCATGTGAAAAACTAACACATCCTCTTATTTCCTCTGTCTATGTGGATCATTATGAAGGCTTTCGCATCGGTACAAACTATTTACTAAATAAAGGACATACACGGATCGGTGTCTGCCTAGCAAGACGAAAAAGTATAAGTACCTTACAGCGTGAAAAAGCTTTTGCTGATGTTCTTCAAACTGCTCAAAGAAGAGTGCAACCTGATTGGATGTTTTATCAATGTTACACGATGCAAGATGGTGCGAAAGTCTTACAACGCATGTTAAATATGAAAGAGCGCCCAACCGCTATTTTTGCTGCTAATGATCAAGTCGCTGCTGGTTTAGTAACAGAGGCAAAAAAACAAGGATTGCATATTCCAGAGGACTTAGCTGTTCTTGGCTTCGATAATCACGAGGTTTCCAAAGCACTTGAAATCACAACAATTGAGCATCCCGGACTCACAATGGGCGCCCGTGCTTTTTCTTTATTTCATAAGCAAATGCAAGCTGAACAAATTACAGGCTATGCGGAAGAACTTCCATTCCATTTAATCGAACGAAAAACGGTATAA
- a CDS encoding TetR/AcrR family transcriptional regulator produces the protein MTANCIKAVALSHFARYGYEGTSLANIAQEVGIKKPSIYAHFKGKEELYFICLEEALQKDLQCFTDDIESLSESPTETLLINLLKGYAKRFGESEESMFWLRTSYFPPDAFREQIIEKANAHIEKIREILFPIFKRANEQGELHNIEIKDALEAYLCLLDGLMVELLYAGFNRFETRLKASWSVFWRGLSK, from the coding sequence ATGACAGCAAACTGTATTAAAGCTGTGGCACTTTCTCATTTCGCACGCTACGGCTATGAAGGAACCTCATTAGCAAATATCGCACAAGAGGTCGGAATTAAAAAACCATCAATTTATGCACATTTTAAAGGGAAGGAAGAGCTCTATTTCATCTGTTTAGAAGAAGCTTTACAAAAAGACTTACAATGCTTTACAGATGATATAGAATCCCTTTCAGAATCTCCCACTGAAACATTGCTTATAAATCTTCTAAAAGGTTACGCAAAACGTTTCGGTGAAAGTGAAGAATCCATGTTTTGGCTGCGAACTTCTTATTTTCCACCTGATGCATTTCGCGAACAAATTATCGAAAAAGCAAATGCTCACATTGAAAAAATTAGAGAAATTTTATTCCCGATATTCAAACGGGCAAATGAACAAGGTGAATTGCATAACATTGAAATAAAGGACGCTTTAGAAGCTTATTTATGCTTACTAGATGGCCTTATGGTCGAACTATTATATGCTGGTTTCAATCGCTTTGAGACCCGTTTAAAAGCCTCATGGAGTGTATTTTGGCGCGGTCTTTCAAAATGA
- a CDS encoding DMT family transporter, whose translation MAWIYVILAGIIEIFWVIGLKHAEAPLEWIGVVLIIAMSFILLFKAYKDLPVGTVYAVFTGIGAGGIVLTEIFIFGEPVSIVKILFIALIFVGVIGLKQVTGEEKKEKEVA comes from the coding sequence GTGGCTTGGATTTATGTCATTTTAGCTGGTATCATTGAAATTTTTTGGGTGATTGGACTAAAACATGCGGAGGCACCACTAGAATGGATTGGTGTTGTTCTTATCATTGCAATGAGTTTTATCCTGTTATTTAAAGCTTATAAAGATTTACCTGTTGGAACCGTCTACGCTGTGTTTACCGGAATTGGCGCTGGCGGTATCGTTCTCACAGAGATTTTCATCTTCGGTGAACCTGTTTCCATTGTAAAAATTTTATTTATCGCTTTAATCTTCGTTGGCGTAATCGGCTTAAAACAAGTAACAGGTGAAGAAAAAAAAGAGAAGGAGGTAGCATAA
- a CDS encoding DMT family transporter — protein MAWVFLILAGICEVTGVLFMKIATKKKGWFPKLILIANFGISFFFLSLAMNVLPMGTAYAIWTGIGTAGSALLGILIFHESADWRRLVFLSCIVCGAIGLKLLS, from the coding sequence ATGGCGTGGGTATTTTTAATTCTTGCTGGTATTTGTGAAGTTACTGGTGTATTGTTTATGAAAATAGCTACGAAGAAGAAAGGCTGGTTCCCAAAACTTATTTTAATCGCCAACTTTGGCATAAGCTTCTTCTTTTTATCGCTTGCTATGAACGTTTTACCGATGGGAACAGCTTATGCAATTTGGACAGGAATAGGAACAGCGGGAAGCGCACTCTTAGGTATCCTCATTTTCCACGAATCAGCCGATTGGCGCCGCCTTGTCTTTTTAAGCTGCATTGTATGCGGTGCAATTGGCTTAAAATTATTGAGCTAA
- a CDS encoding ABC-2 transporter permease, protein MQQLILKDIFLQRTIFLICFIFPFYGMLKQSIEPYQLATVCFATCLFMILFSIVTEEKNSTEKILVSLPCTRKEIVIAKYISTAFFIMAGFIITCVLLIVPVLLFRDHINIPWYALLIAGFFSILYAAMILPMKYSGNKQMFTIFGIVILFPIFGLQGFMCNVFAEERLMLMFFQSSNVMLVISILSIVAWMSYFISMFVSIIIFKQREF, encoded by the coding sequence ATGCAACAGTTAATTTTGAAGGATATTTTTTTACAGAGAACAATTTTTCTAATCTGCTTTATTTTTCCTTTTTATGGAATGCTAAAACAGTCTATTGAACCGTATCAGTTAGCGACTGTTTGTTTTGCTACTTGTCTGTTCATGATTTTATTTTCTATAGTAACTGAAGAGAAAAATAGTACAGAAAAAATATTAGTAAGTTTACCTTGTACGCGGAAGGAAATTGTCATTGCTAAATATATATCGACAGCATTTTTTATTATGGCCGGTTTCATAATTACATGTGTTTTGTTAATAGTACCTGTACTACTATTCAGAGATCATATCAATATTCCGTGGTATGCATTATTGATAGCGGGTTTCTTTTCTATTCTTTATGCTGCCATGATTCTTCCTATGAAATATAGCGGGAATAAACAAATGTTCACTATTTTTGGAATCGTTATACTTTTTCCTATATTTGGTTTACAAGGATTCATGTGTAATGTATTTGCTGAGGAAAGGCTTATGTTAATGTTTTTTCAATCTTCCAATGTGATGCTAGTCATAAGTATTTTAAGTATAGTGGCATGGATGAGCTATTTCATTTCAATGTTTGTTTCAATTATCATATTTAAACAAAGGGAATTTTAG
- a CDS encoding ABC-2 transporter permease → MRQLIYKDLFFFRVVWLVYVIVPFIFFGLNPDGEKLFPASCLLITATSSTVLIAIDERNKSGVMLNSLPVSRKEIVIARYISSAIFVIGGMIATMLAVFLVRSIAGIGDIGIYHPSLYIEIPWYIVARGLLFSVIFIVTLLPSYYGVGSKVVRGICTGITTGIGILIGMFMTDRWNQGSSFSNWIMAPAHIGMIILGGIVLASIYITSMFITIRMYETRDI, encoded by the coding sequence ATGCGTCAACTCATATATAAAGATTTATTCTTTTTTCGAGTAGTTTGGCTAGTTTATGTTATTGTGCCATTCATATTTTTTGGGTTGAATCCGGATGGAGAAAAACTGTTTCCAGCAAGTTGCTTACTTATAACAGCTACTTCCTCTACGGTATTAATAGCAATCGATGAAAGAAATAAAAGCGGCGTAATGTTAAACAGTTTACCAGTAAGCCGGAAGGAAATTGTTATTGCCAGATATATTTCCAGTGCAATATTTGTTATTGGTGGAATGATTGCAACCATGTTGGCTGTTTTTCTTGTAAGAAGTATCGCTGGAATTGGAGATATTGGTATATATCATCCTAGTTTATATATTGAAATTCCATGGTATATAGTGGCAAGAGGCTTATTATTTTCAGTTATTTTTATTGTGACATTACTTCCTAGTTATTATGGAGTTGGGTCAAAAGTAGTACGTGGAATTTGTACGGGAATAACGACGGGAATCGGTATTTTAATTGGGATGTTTATGACTGACAGATGGAATCAAGGATCATCATTCAGTAATTGGATTATGGCTCCGGCACATATTGGAATGATTATTCTAGGAGGAATTGTATTAGCTAGTATATATATCACATCTATGTTTATAACCATTCGAATGTATGAAACGCGTGACATATAG
- a CDS encoding ABC transporter ATP-binding protein, translating to MLELKDVCKNYQGFAVKNVSFTLPRGYIMGFIGPNGAGKSTTIKMIMNLVRRDGGDIKIFGKDNKKAEKEIKQNIGFVYDENHYYEDITCEQMKRIIAPLYKKWDEEKYQSYMERLQVPKNKKIKQLSKGMKMKFAIAMALSHHAELIIMDEPTSGLDPVVRSELLDMLQEIVMEEEISVLFSTHITTDLERIADYITFINDGEIAFTGEKDEILESYVIVKGSNDLLDPEGKELFIGLRKNKFGFEGLARDKQAVIDWFGQEVIFEKPTLDDIVVYTAKGSGVYASTHI from the coding sequence ATGTTAGAGTTAAAAGATGTATGTAAAAATTATCAAGGATTTGCAGTGAAAAATGTAAGCTTTACATTGCCGCGCGGATATATTATGGGGTTTATCGGACCAAATGGTGCTGGGAAAAGTACAACTATTAAAATGATTATGAATTTAGTTAGAAGAGATGGTGGTGATATAAAAATCTTCGGCAAGGACAATAAAAAAGCTGAAAAAGAAATTAAGCAAAATATAGGTTTTGTATATGATGAAAATCACTATTATGAAGATATAACATGTGAACAAATGAAGCGAATTATCGCACCACTATATAAAAAATGGGATGAAGAGAAGTACCAATCCTATATGGAGCGATTACAAGTTCCAAAAAATAAAAAGATTAAGCAGTTATCAAAAGGGATGAAAATGAAGTTTGCAATTGCGATGGCGCTATCACATCATGCAGAGCTGATTATTATGGATGAACCAACATCAGGGTTAGATCCAGTTGTACGCAGTGAACTACTTGATATGCTCCAAGAAATTGTGATGGAAGAAGAAATATCTGTTCTATTCTCAACACATATTACAACCGATTTAGAGCGTATTGCGGATTACATTACATTTATCAACGATGGTGAAATTGCTTTTACGGGAGAGAAAGATGAAATATTAGAAAGTTATGTCATCGTAAAAGGAAGTAATGATTTACTAGATCCAGAAGGAAAAGAACTTTTCATCGGGTTACGGAAAAATAAATTTGGTTTCGAAGGATTGGCGAGGGATAAACAAGCGGTGATTGATTGGTTTGGTCAAGAGGTTATATTTGAAAAGCCAACTTTGGATGATATTGTTGTGTATACGGCGAAGGGGAGCGGTGTTTATGCGTCAACTCATATATAA
- a CDS encoding GntR family transcriptional regulator encodes MNIIISNSSPDPIYEQISKQLRQLILNGGLKGGEQLPSIRSLAKELQISVITTKRAYEELEKEGYIETVAGKGTYVSEKNSELIREQRLRLLESKVEEVVNESKLLQLSFEELEQMIACLYKGE; translated from the coding sequence ATGAATATTATTATTTCAAATTCTTCCCCAGATCCGATTTATGAACAAATTAGTAAGCAATTGCGGCAGCTTATTTTAAATGGAGGTCTAAAGGGAGGAGAACAATTACCATCAATTCGTAGTTTAGCAAAAGAATTGCAAATTAGTGTGATTACGACGAAACGTGCTTATGAAGAACTTGAAAAAGAAGGGTATATTGAAACAGTTGCAGGAAAAGGAACTTATGTATCAGAGAAAAATAGCGAGCTGATTCGGGAGCAACGTTTGCGTTTATTGGAGAGTAAAGTGGAGGAAGTTGTAAATGAGAGCAAGCTTCTTCAGCTTTCATTCGAAGAACTAGAGCAGATGATTGCTTGTTTATATAAGGGGGAATAA
- a CDS encoding DUF3929 family protein has translation MGYRCYRMVYYLENGETIKDIKEFCYRDDVKMLERVAHRVMDHKEVTAIDQKGTIISIACNDIVKIELDYIQ, from the coding sequence ATGGGCTATAGGTGTTATCGAATGGTATATTATTTAGAAAATGGAGAAACGATTAAAGATATAAAAGAATTTTGTTATCGAGATGATGTGAAAATGCTAGAGCGTGTGGCACATCGTGTGATGGATCATAAGGAAGTAACGGCAATCGATCAAAAAGGTACAATCATTTCAATCGCTTGTAATGATATTGTAAAGATTGAGTTGGATTACATACAGTAA
- the gcvPB gene encoding aminomethyl-transferring glycine dehydrogenase subunit 2, with the protein MKNQDQALIFEMSKEGRVGYSLPQLDVEEVKLEDVFESNYIRAEDAELPEVSELDIMRHYTALSNRNHGVDSGFYPLGSCTMKYNPKINENVARFPGFANIHPLQDEKTVQGAMELMYDLQEHLVEITGMDAVTLQPAAGAHGEWTGLMLIRAYHEANGDHNRTKVIVPDSAHGTNPASATVAGFETITVKSNEHGLVDLEDLKRVVNEETAALMLTNPNTLGLFEENILEMAEIVHNAGGKLYYDGANLNAVLSQARPGDMGFDVVHLNLHKTFTGPHGGGGPGSGPVGVKEDLIPFLPKPILEKTENGYHFNYDRPQAIGRVKPFYGNFGINVRAYTYIRSMGPDGLRAVTENAVLNANYMMRRLAPYYDLPFDRHCKHEFVLSGRCQKKLGVRTLDIAKRLLDFGYHPPTIYFPLNVEECIMIEPTETESKETLDGFIDKMIQIAKEAKENPEIVQEAPHTTVITRLDETMAARKPILRYQKPTPVQV; encoded by the coding sequence ATGAAGAACCAAGACCAAGCACTTATTTTTGAAATGAGTAAAGAAGGGCGCGTAGGATATAGCTTACCCCAATTGGATGTAGAGGAAGTAAAATTAGAAGATGTGTTTGAGAGCAATTATATTCGAGCAGAAGATGCAGAACTTCCAGAAGTATCTGAACTGGATATTATGCGTCATTACACAGCGCTTTCAAACCGTAACCACGGCGTTGACTCTGGATTTTATCCGCTTGGGTCTTGTACGATGAAATACAATCCAAAAATCAATGAAAACGTGGCACGTTTCCCAGGCTTTGCAAATATTCATCCGCTTCAAGATGAAAAGACCGTGCAAGGGGCAATGGAATTAATGTACGATTTACAAGAGCATTTAGTTGAAATTACTGGTATGGATGCTGTAACACTTCAACCAGCAGCTGGTGCACATGGAGAATGGACAGGATTAATGTTAATTCGTGCATACCATGAAGCAAATGGTGACCATAATCGTACAAAAGTTATTGTCCCAGACTCAGCGCATGGAACAAATCCAGCATCTGCAACAGTAGCAGGCTTTGAAACAATTACCGTAAAATCAAATGAACATGGACTTGTTGACTTAGAAGATTTAAAACGCGTTGTGAATGAAGAAACAGCGGCGCTTATGTTAACAAATCCAAATACACTTGGTTTATTTGAAGAAAACATTTTAGAAATGGCAGAGATCGTTCATAATGCAGGTGGTAAATTATATTATGATGGTGCGAACTTAAATGCGGTATTAAGTCAAGCACGTCCGGGAGATATGGGATTTGATGTGGTGCATTTAAACCTTCATAAAACATTTACAGGTCCTCACGGAGGAGGTGGGCCAGGTTCTGGTCCAGTAGGTGTAAAAGAAGATTTAATTCCATTTCTACCAAAACCAATTTTAGAGAAAACAGAGAATGGATATCACTTCAATTATGATCGTCCGCAAGCAATTGGCCGCGTGAAGCCATTCTATGGAAACTTTGGTATTAACGTTCGTGCGTATACGTATATCCGTTCTATGGGGCCAGATGGATTGCGTGCAGTAACGGAAAACGCAGTATTAAATGCAAACTATATGATGAGAAGATTAGCACCATACTACGATCTTCCATTTGATAGACATTGCAAACATGAATTTGTATTGTCAGGACGTTGTCAAAAGAAACTTGGTGTACGTACACTTGATATCGCAAAACGTTTGCTTGATTTTGGTTACCATCCACCAACAATTTACTTCCCGTTAAATGTGGAAGAATGTATTATGATTGAGCCAACTGAAACTGAATCAAAAGAAACGTTAGATGGTTTCATTGATAAAATGATTCAAATTGCCAAAGAAGCAAAAGAGAATCCAGAGATTGTACAAGAAGCACCGCATACAACAGTGATTACACGTTTGGACGAAACGATGGCTGCTCGTAAGCCGATATTACGCTATCAAAAGCCAACTCCTGTACAAGTTTGA
- the gcvPA gene encoding aminomethyl-transferring glycine dehydrogenase subunit GcvPA translates to MLHRYLPMTEEDKKEMLETIGVQTIDELFSDIPESVRFKGDLKIKQAKSEPELLKELSGLARKNANLKEYASFLGAGVYDHYAPVIVDHVLSRSEFYTAYTPYQPEISQGELQAIFEFQTMICELTGMDVANSSMYDGGTALAEAAMLAAGHTRKKKILVSKAVHPESRAVLETYAKGQHLEVVEIDHKDGVTNLDGLQSEMDDTVACVIVQYPNFFGQIEKLADIEKIVHEQKALFIVSSNPLSLGVLTPPGKFGADIVIGDAQPFGIPTQFGGPHCGYFATTKAFMRKIPGRLVGQTVDTEGKRGFVLTLQAREQHIRRDKATSNICSNQALNALAASVAMTALGKRGVKEMARQNISKAQYAKRQFEEKGFKVVFTGPFFNEFVVDCKRPVKEINDTLLQKGIIGGYDLGRDDEKLVNHMLVAVTELRTKAEIDTLVNEMGAIQ, encoded by the coding sequence ATGTTGCATCGTTATCTTCCAATGACAGAAGAAGACAAAAAAGAAATGTTAGAAACGATCGGTGTTCAAACCATTGATGAATTATTTTCTGATATTCCAGAAAGTGTTCGTTTTAAAGGGGATTTAAAAATTAAACAAGCAAAGTCAGAACCAGAGCTTTTAAAAGAGCTATCTGGACTTGCTCGTAAAAATGCTAACTTAAAAGAATACGCTTCTTTCCTAGGAGCAGGTGTATATGACCATTATGCACCCGTAATTGTGGATCATGTTCTTTCCCGTTCAGAATTTTATACAGCGTATACACCATATCAACCAGAGATTTCACAAGGGGAATTACAGGCAATTTTTGAATTCCAAACAATGATTTGTGAATTAACGGGAATGGATGTAGCAAACTCCTCTATGTATGACGGAGGTACAGCGTTAGCAGAAGCTGCCATGTTAGCAGCAGGCCATACTCGTAAAAAGAAAATTCTTGTTTCTAAAGCAGTTCATCCAGAATCAAGAGCAGTACTAGAAACATATGCAAAAGGACAACATCTTGAAGTAGTTGAAATTGATCATAAAGATGGTGTAACAAATTTAGACGGATTACAAAGTGAAATGGATGATACTGTGGCTTGTGTAATCGTTCAATATCCAAACTTCTTTGGACAAATTGAAAAGTTAGCTGATATTGAAAAGATTGTCCATGAGCAAAAAGCATTATTTATTGTATCTTCAAACCCACTATCATTAGGGGTATTAACACCTCCAGGGAAATTTGGAGCTGATATTGTAATCGGTGATGCACAGCCATTTGGCATTCCAACACAATTTGGTGGACCGCATTGCGGTTACTTCGCAACAACGAAAGCATTTATGCGTAAAATTCCAGGACGTCTTGTCGGACAAACTGTAGATACAGAGGGTAAACGTGGTTTTGTATTAACATTGCAAGCTCGTGAACAGCATATCCGTCGTGATAAAGCGACATCTAATATTTGCTCTAACCAAGCGTTAAATGCATTAGCTGCATCAGTGGCAATGACTGCACTTGGAAAACGAGGTGTAAAGGAAATGGCACGTCAAAACATTTCTAAAGCACAATATGCTAAACGCCAATTTGAAGAAAAAGGTTTCAAAGTAGTATTTACTGGGCCGTTCTTCAATGAATTTGTTGTGGATTGCAAGCGCCCGGTAAAAGAAATAAACGACACTTTATTGCAAAAGGGTATAATCGGTGGTTATGATTTAGGTCGCGATGATGAAAAATTAGTAAATCATATGCTTGTAGCAGTAACAGAGCTTCGGACAAAAGCAGAAATTGACACACTTGTAAACGAAATGGGGGCTATCCAATGA
- the gcvT gene encoding glycine cleavage system aminomethyltransferase GcvT: MITLQRTPLFDVYAKYGGKTIDFGGWELPVQFSSIKEEHEAVRTAAGLFDVSHMGEVEVTGADSLAFLQRVVTNDVSTLKVGGAQYTAMCYENGGTVDDLLIYKRGEEDYLLVINASNIEKDYEWLASHVIGDTKVVNVSNEIAQLAIQGPKAEGILQKVVSEDLKEIKFFKFKNDVLVDGIPALVSRTGYTGEDGFEIYCKSEDAIKIWEKLLEVGEEDSLKPCGLGARDTLRFEATLPLYGQELSKDITPIEAGIGFAVKTNKEADFFGKEVLKEYKENGAPRKLVGIEVIERGIPRTHYPVYVGEEKIGEVTSGTQSPTLKKSIGLALIDVKYAAIDTEVEIEIRKKRVKAVVVPTPFYKRSK, encoded by the coding sequence ATGATTACATTACAACGTACACCGCTATTTGATGTATATGCGAAGTATGGTGGGAAAACAATCGACTTTGGTGGTTGGGAATTACCAGTTCAATTTTCAAGCATTAAAGAAGAGCATGAAGCTGTTCGTACAGCAGCAGGCCTTTTTGATGTATCTCACATGGGAGAAGTAGAAGTAACAGGTGCAGATAGTTTAGCATTTTTACAACGCGTTGTTACAAATGACGTCTCTACCTTAAAGGTAGGAGGCGCGCAATATACAGCAATGTGTTACGAAAATGGTGGTACTGTAGATGATTTATTAATCTACAAACGTGGTGAAGAAGACTACTTATTAGTAATCAATGCATCGAATATCGAGAAAGATTACGAATGGTTAGCAAGTCATGTCATTGGCGATACGAAAGTGGTCAATGTTTCTAATGAAATTGCACAACTTGCAATTCAAGGACCAAAAGCAGAAGGCATTTTACAAAAAGTTGTGTCAGAAGATTTAAAAGAAATTAAGTTCTTTAAATTTAAAAATGATGTTCTTGTAGATGGCATTCCAGCACTTGTATCTCGCACAGGGTATACAGGAGAAGATGGATTTGAAATTTACTGTAAGAGTGAAGATGCTATAAAAATTTGGGAGAAACTTCTTGAAGTTGGAGAAGAAGACAGCTTAAAGCCATGTGGTTTAGGAGCTCGTGATACGCTTCGCTTTGAAGCAACGCTTCCGCTTTATGGCCAAGAATTATCAAAAGATATTACACCGATTGAAGCTGGAATTGGCTTTGCTGTCAAAACGAATAAAGAGGCAGATTTCTTTGGAAAAGAAGTATTAAAAGAATATAAAGAAAACGGTGCACCTCGTAAATTAGTTGGCATCGAAGTAATTGAACGCGGTATTCCGCGTACGCATTACCCTGTGTATGTAGGAGAAGAAAAAATTGGGGAAGTAACAAGTGGTACACAATCTCCAACGTTAAAAAAAAGCATCGGTTTGGCATTAATTGATGTAAAATATGCAGCAATTGATACAGAAGTAGAAATTGAAATTCGAAAAAAACGCGTGAAAGCAGTAGTTGTTCCAACACCATTTTATAAACGTTCAAAGTAA